A single window of Bacteroidota bacterium DNA harbors:
- a CDS encoding UbiX family flavin prenyltransferase — MEKKLKIVIGITGASGSIYAKVLLEKLFAMKTQVAEVGIVMSDNAKEVWRTELGDSSYEKIKFKIYDKNNFHAPFASGSSDFRTMIVCPCSMGTLARIASGVSNDLITRAADVMLKERRKLILIPRDTPLSLIHINNMKILTEAGGIICPASPSFYSNPKTFEDLASTVIDRVLDLCGLEIKTFRWGSKRS, encoded by the coding sequence ATGGAAAAGAAATTAAAAATAGTTATAGGCATTACCGGTGCAAGTGGCTCTATTTATGCGAAAGTATTGCTGGAAAAACTTTTCGCTATGAAAACTCAGGTTGCTGAAGTAGGAATTGTGATGAGCGATAATGCAAAGGAAGTCTGGAGAACGGAATTAGGTGACAGCAGTTACGAGAAAATAAAGTTCAAGATTTACGACAAGAATAATTTCCACGCTCCATTTGCTTCGGGCTCGTCCGATTTCAGAACGATGATTGTTTGTCCTTGCTCGATGGGAACGCTAGCGAGAATTGCAAGTGGAGTTTCTAATGATTTGATAACGCGCGCTGCGGATGTCATGTTAAAAGAGAGAAGAAAATTGATTTTAATTCCCCGCGACACACCGCTGAGTTTGATTCACATCAACAACATGAAAATTCTCACCGAAGCGGGTGGAATTATTTGTCCTGCTTCTCCTTCTTTCTATAGCAATCCGAAAACTTTTGAAGACCTCGCTTCCACCGTGATTGACCGCGTGCTGGATTTATGCGGATTGGAAATTAAAACTT